The nucleotide window TTAAGTTTTTAGGATGAGTGATTTTAtgacatgagatgtttattatccctggtattcggatggttattctCGATAGTGTGGgtgatgtttattttattgatgGACCAAAGGTttagcccattgtacacattgtacacttAGGCCATTAGCTCCCTAGCACTACccatttatttattgttttggaGTAGTTTATTTTCACTGAGTTGCAAATATTTACTTAAATTGGCAGGGAACATCACAGAAACcagtgaaagaagaagaagaaagcatGATCCATGAGAGGCTTCTTAGGGCTAACACAAGAGATTATGGAAGATATGATCCCTCACCAACATTTTCTAAGCCCCCTTTTAAGCTCATacccaattaattaattaaattaaattaatatttgaagCCATATGATATATAGTGAGTTGTGTATCATAAAATAAGCCACCACTGTTTGTcttgtaatatatattttacatgatatatattgtataatattaatataatatagatACAGAGTTAACTATATCAAAGACTTAGCTTGATGAACCATAATAATTTTGTAACATATAATAGATAT belongs to Arachis duranensis cultivar V14167 chromosome 8, aradu.V14167.gnm2.J7QH, whole genome shotgun sequence and includes:
- the LOC107462937 gene encoding protein CASPARIAN STRIP INTEGRITY FACTOR 1, with amino-acid sequence MGLMKKFSILFCLFLLISVSLFSTSFAGRRSEFMSNVAADVSAIQEGTSQKPVKEEEESMIHERLLRANTRDYGRYDPSPTFSKPPFKLIPN